In the Platichthys flesus chromosome 14, fPlaFle2.1, whole genome shotgun sequence genome, GCCGACCCCGGCAACCAATGAGATTTCACGTCGTCACAGACCACCCGGAAGTCGCGCACCCTCATTCTACCGGTTTCTTCAAGTTGCAGCAGCCTCGCATCTCATGGTCGCTGTGAGTCTGGGGCGCACGGTAGGTTCCACCGCCACATCCACACACCCTGTCGTGTCCGTGGCCAGCGCCCGAATCCCCCGCGTCGATAGAAGCAGAATACTCGAACCCGGACGTGGTCTCGCCGAGGCCACGGTCCGCTCGCGGCTAGCGGCTAAGCTAGCAGATTTGCCTGTGACAGCAGGTTGAATGGAGCAGCGCTAGCTCCGCGGTCCTCAAGGTTGAAGTGAATCCTCACACAGGGCTGATGCTTCCGGGGTTTTTCACCCATAATATTCGGTTTGGAAGCGAATCCTCGTGTTTTTATTCGCATCTACATCatcattgattcattgatttaatatttttaggTCGTGAATTTAGAAACAGAAGCGAGGAGTTCCTATGACAAGGCAAAGTAAAGTTTATTCAGGATAACAAGGGGATGTAGAGTAATCTACATACGATGTACATGGGATTAGCATAATAGATGGTTTACTGAATGGGCCTAAATTGTAATGACACACAAAGATAACATTTATAAtacaaccacagagagacacacacacatggctgtTGAGATGCTTaacatgaagagacagacacaggactctaaagatggacaacattagGTCACAGTGAAGCAGGACATGTCCATAAGAGAGAGAACATGTTTACAGAGTGATACAAGAGCAAGATGTCACGAGGAGAAACAAATCAACTGCAAACAACATGGCTGCACGGTTTGTAGTCACTGTGTCCTGCTCCAGGAACCAGAGGGCTTCATTAAGCCAtaatagacaaacaaataagataaattaGGTTCTGACATATTAAACTGTAGATCAAACCTTTTACTACAGTGCaagatattattaaaatctATCAATTCTCAGTAACTCAGACCTTGTTTTCTAGAAGTTGCCTCCACATATATGATTGCTTTAGTTCCGACTGTGGGAACAGAAATGCGACCGTCCATCCTGTCGAGCAGTGAGACGGCAGCTGGGTCAATAGCTTAGCTGCCGTACTTTTTCTTGTTGACTCTGTTTGCACACGTTGGGCTTTCATAGGTTCAGTATGATTGCGAACTTGCATCCTCGAATGTATGTAGTTTCGCTGTATTGTGTTTGCCTTTCGTTATATTAAGTTATTTTCTACttggttttatttgaatgtatttattgccccCTTTGCACTGCTGTGCTGACCTGGCTTTTTGGTCCACCACGTCGTTTCACAGTTGACTCTGTGTTAACTTACATATAACAAGTTCAACTTCATTATATGAGCTGTTTAGACAGTTCATAACTGAGCAGCATACCTGAACATGTATTTTGGCCGCAAAACATCCAGTAGCAGTCGCAGCCTCATCAACTCTTCGGTCAAAAGATGTAAATAAAGCGTAATGTAATGTGATCCACTTTGAATACTTTGATCACAAGCTATGCAAACCCCCAAGACacacccacaactccagcttgatcATGGAGAACATAGTCTATCACCTCAGCATCAGAGgataaagaaaaatctaaagCATATCAATAAGTATATACTGTTATAAAGCATTGATTTGTCAAAGTTTATATGTTGACCCTCAGGTCTGTTTATAGTTTATATCTGTCTTGTTTCAGAGAGATGATGCTGCTGGTGTTTGGagccctcctcctgctcttctgtaCTCTGGATGTATGGTACTTCCTGCGCGGGGTCAAGGTCTTTATACAGGCATGGTTCCAGCCCAGAATATGGGACATTCTAGCAGAGCAAAGCATTGATGGCATGGTCCTTCCGCATGACTTGGACTACATGGGCCACATGAACAACTCTCGATACCTGAGGGAGTGCGACTTTGCTCGCTTTCACCATTACATGCGAAACGGGCTGTTCATGGCCTCGTGCAGGATGGGGGCCAAAATGGTGGTAGGGGCTTCCACCATCCGGTACCGGCGCTCCTTGGCCTTCCGCGaggcttttgagattcggaccAAAGTATTGGGATGGGACGAGAAGGCCTTTTACTTGGAGCAGCGCTTCGTGTCCAAGAAAGACGGCTTTGTGTCTGCGGTCATGCTCTGCAGGCAGAATGTGGTGCGCTGCAGCCCGGAGAGTGTTATAGAATTTGTATGCAAAAGGAAGGTGAGTAAAGGCAGAAGATGGAGTAAAGTATCAGTAAACAGCTGTAGTTCTGCAACCAACCATATTTTTCTTAAATACTTTTGTTTGGTCTTTTATAGAAGTTTTCAAAATAGATAGTGGGTCTTCATATGGGGGCTTCAGTTAAATGCAGGGAAGGTTCTATGAATAGAAGTAAAACAATTACTGTAGTTATGTCAACCAAGGACTTACCTATTTAGAATTTCTGCTTGAAAAATCAATACAGTTCTGGTTTGgtcaacaaaatgtcaaaatgtttgtTCATTAAGCCAAAAAGCTGACCCAGATAGAAATCCGATACAGTATCAATATTAGGAAGTAAAGATTTTCCAATACTGATACATTtgctgatatatatattaaaaaaacaattaaaaaaagaaattggcCATTTTTCCTATTCCTATTATAAGACAAAGAAATGTTATCGAGGCTTgatatttcacagtttaatgaagaaaataaacatgatttgttTAAAGCAACATGTTTACATAAATGCAGTTCTGTTCTGAATTTTTTATCCTATAAAATTACAGTTTTCATATCAGTGAACATAAACATGGACACCGATATGTCTGTGATGGGCTAATATATGGGTCAGACTCTACTGTAAATGTGCTGTTTGATTTACGATCACTGAGgattaagaaaaaaatcctAAAAACTGAAAAGGCTCTGCATCTTTCCATGAAAATCGAATTGTTTCCATTAAGTGTGCAAACGATAGACCTTTGTCTTCAGTCTCGATCAGCACTCAGCTaacgtttctgtgtgtgtgtgcagatcgAGTGTCCCAAGTTTCCAGAGGACCTCCAGCACTGGATCAGCTTCATTACAGCCAGCAGCCAGGCCCTGAGAGCGGAGAGCGgactggaggagaagaacaagtGAAGCCACACCATGACACCATCACCCATCATGAGTGTAGACTCGCATATCATTTGCATTGCacgcacacatatacagtaaacatccatacacacatgcacacacacggtTAAACATCATAGACAGTTTTACTTGACTTATAATATTCCACTGATTTGTTCTGGGTCAATCCTACCTGCTGTGTATTTTTGTAGGAAGTGAACCAAAAAGAAACTGCTGAATACGCAAAACTTGAACCGTAggttttacatgttttaaaatgcacGTACGCACTGGGATCATAATTGAAGTTTCTCTCTGATAAAAGGGAAACAATAGCTTTATCCTTGCAGCTTTTTCAGTAGTGGACTGTGAGTAGACTGGCTTTAGAAATCATCGTTCTCATTTAGCAAACTCCTCTAACGTCAAATAAAGCATGTAGAGGAAAAGTTAATCTTCCGCTGACATAGATGCATGTTTCGAAAAaaacagaatatattttttgtgcCTGTTCCTTTCCATTAGTGGTAGTCTGCAGTTATGATTTCAGAGAAATATAACTTTTTATGAATAGCATACAGTATGCGTGAAGAAATGCTTGAATAGACATAATGTAACAGCAACTAGTTTAAATCTCCCCATCAGCACTTTGCACAAGATAATACAAGTGAGTAAACAAACTGTGTCTTTCTGGGTCAAATCGTCACACTTCTGGGCCGATCACAGAAACGTATGGATCTTTTTCAGATCTAAATTAAGAAAGATAAGAGCTAACGGATTCCAAACTTTTTGCATTCGCACCTGCAtcatgaatttgaatgtcgggggttacagacacttggatgacaccacagaaaAGTGTTTGTGGAATCGAACAGTTCACGCACCCCTCCATCGGCCTAGTGGTGAGTAGACAGAGTCAATTTTCATCTTTGAGGGAGCTTTCCTAGGTCATAGGTTTGGTTCTCATATCGTTTCATGACTCTTTTCCAGCCTCGTATTTATCTTAACATGTCCACAATATAGAAACTCGCAGTATTATGAGTAATTATAACAATTCAAATGTATAAAGTCATCAAGACCTCCGCAAAGTTTGAGTTTTGAGTCGTTGCAGAGATATCGATTTCTAAAGTTGCATCCCATGACCAACTCTTCACAATGTGTTGGAACAGCAGTTAGTGATCTGTGCATGCTCGGGCACATGTGTGATGAAGCAGCCCCTGAGTGTGAGGATTTGACACAGAATGACTTGAGAGGGAatcttgttctattttattttttgaggGATCCTTTTACCAGTTCACTTTTGTTCCTTGACCAGATTTGTAATCCATGCATTTAAGGCGGGGGTTTCTTGAATTTTGTGTTCTGTTTGATCTTAGGCGAACATGTGTGATCCAGATTGACAGACGTGACAAACAGTTGTTGATATGGTAACGAGGTTGCTGCCAACTTTTCCAAACTTGCGACGCACAAGAAACACCGAATGTTTGGATGATGCTTGGTTTTTATTGAGGCAGCCTTATGACAATCTGGAAccttttcctttaatgtttaaGTTTGTGACCAAAGTAATGTATTGTTCTGTATGAAGAGGAAactgaattcatttttaaagatgCACTGTCTAACCTTTTATTTATGTTGCCCATGCACAATACTCATATTTAAttccttttaatttgaagaaaagtgttgtcctttttgttttccactcgtcattatttatcatttactGAAATGGATACACTGTACCAGAATACATATACTGTGTTTGTCAATTATTTAACagcatttttaataaaaaaatgcattggAAACCATTTTAATGTGTGGGTTTGCTTTGGTATAAGTTATTGTATTTGAGCATTCACCTGAGCTCCTGATGTGTTATTGATTTTTGGTCCTATTGAAAATTGGTCTGCAGGCAAATAActattttgatatttaataagGTGATTTTAGAGCAGAAAGATTTTCTGTCCTGCACAATGAAGATATCCAACTTTAACCtgttaaatattaatgtaaAGGATTTTTTACAGTTGGTCGGATCACAAGACATCTGAGGATGTTACCTTCAACTTTTAGAAACTTAATAATTTCTCAGTAATTGAGGAAGTGCAGAGTGCACTGACAACTAGAGATGCTataacaacacatacacactgctgGAAAgaaattttattattttactcaagtactgtagtttttttactcatttcattttatgctATTTTATAATTCACTACATTGCTTTTTACTCCAATCAGTtgtatttacaatttttttgtttactgtatcatattatttaatgaaacgttttattattaaatattatttagatattttagttatttaaaaataaagctaCTACTCAGCTCTTATTCACAGTCACACGTTTTACTCTGGTTAGGGTTATTTTATGCTGCTTAATACTTCTACTTAACTAAATAGGTTTTTTCTCTAAAATGTTGCTCTCATGGTGTTTCTGTGTCAGAGATGGAGCTTATTGTTTTTGTACAATCTATTGTTGTTCGAGGGCTACGCTAGAGTGTAGTGGTCAAGATTACACCTTTTTCAAGCAGGCGGTTAGACCCGCTCAGtatccctttctctctccctctctctaaccAGCCAGTCTGTCTCCCTCTTATGAAAAACTCTTATGAAAACTTGTTAGCTTCACAGAATCTGTCAGACCCCCCCATCACCCCTCCATTCGCTCTAATGCTATTTTCAACAAGAAATTATTGAATGGGACTCAATGGGAGGCTTCAGTGTTCATAGATCAGAGAAACCTTTGAAACTCTTACAGTTGCACAGGTGAAAGATTTGACCTTTTTTAAgggagcctctctctctctctctctcactcactctcactctcaaaCTGAAACCGTCTGGACCTGGCAGGACGCACGCCGCACATATTCAACATTTCTAGGGAGGAATTCTCTAGATACTGTTTttggttataataataataaatctaattaaattgggttcttttttttaaatgttgtgatTTCAATTGTTAAACCCCCTTATTTCCGCTTCCGGCCACGCCCCTTTGTTTCTGGACTTCCTGTAAACAAAGCGTCATCCCCTGTCCTCTCCAGCTTTCTGCAGCTGTCCTGTGTTTTCTACGGGTTTCGCTCTCTTCCCTTGTTTTTCTCCGGGTTTCGCTTTCGTCCCGTGTTGTCCCCGGTCCTCCTGGGTTTTCTCCGGGGTTCTCCCTCTTTCTTGTGATTACTGTCGGTACTGCTCGATGGCTCAGGCCGGGGTGGTGCTGGACCGGGACCAGTTCAACTGCTCAATATGTCTGGACGTGCTGAAGGACCCGGTGACGATCCCCTGCGGACACAGCTACTGCTCCAGGTGCATCCGGGACTACTGGGACCAGGAGGACTACCTGGGGGTCTTCATGTGTCCGCAGTGCCGACATAACTTCAACCCGAGGCCGTCCCTGGCCCGGAACACGATGCTGGCCGACGTGGTGGAGAAGTTCCGGAAGACCGGACTCCAGGAGGCCGCGACGCCCGAGACCCAGAGCTTCGCGGAGGGCGACGACGTGGAGTGCGACGTGTGTACCGGGAGGAAGAACCGGGCGGTCCGGTCGTGTCTGGTGTGTTTGGCCTCCTACTGCGACGTCCACGT is a window encoding:
- the LOC133967966 gene encoding protein THEM6-like; amino-acid sequence: MMLLVFGALLLLFCTLDVWYFLRGVKVFIQAWFQPRIWDILAEQSIDGMVLPHDLDYMGHMNNSRYLRECDFARFHHYMRNGLFMASCRMGAKMVVGASTIRYRRSLAFREAFEIRTKVLGWDEKAFYLEQRFVSKKDGFVSAVMLCRQNVVRCSPESVIEFVCKRKIECPKFPEDLQHWISFITASSQALRAESGLEEKNK